From Scytonema millei VB511283, the proteins below share one genomic window:
- a CDS encoding non-ribosomal peptide synthetase: MNTNPVSHAEFVFPASFAQQRLWFLHALAPGNPFYNISAAIRLHGHLNITALEQTFNEIVRRHEALRTRFEMSDGQLHQVVVDSVSVPLAIVDLRTLPASDREAAARQQAIAQSQRPFNLSADLLLRLTIFQLDASEYILLLNLHHIIADGWSIGVLVQELGTLYTAFSSNKSSPLADLPIQYADFAHWQQEWLQGEVLESQLSYWRSQLTDLSVLNLPTDRARSAIQNYRGATQNFQLSKNLTQSLEAFSQQSGVTLFMTLLAAFQTLLYRYTGQEDIAVGSPIANRNRPEIEPLIGFFVNSLVLRTHLSGNPTFQELLGRVREVTLGAYAHQDLPFEKLVEELHPERDLSRHPLFSVAIALQNTPITALELPGLALSQFEFDNGTSRLDLEFHLWQTPAGLQGQIIYSTDLFDRSTIVRMLGHFQTLLEGIVANPNQRLVDLPILTAAERQQLLVEWNLTQQDYPSQCIHQLFEAQADKTPNAIAVVYKDEQLTYQELNYRSNQLASYLQKLGVAPEVKVGICVERSLLMMVGILGILKAEGAYVPLDPTYPSERLKFMLEDAQITILLTQQSLAPLLKGGWGDLQSLAPSSEDWGDLQSLAPSSGGWGDLQSLAPSSEDWGDLQSLAPLLKGGWGDLQPLYLDRDWEIVAQQSGENINSGVTVANLAYIIYTSGSTGQPKGVLVEHRGLCNLAQAQIQTFDLKSEHRILQFASLSFDASVFEIVMAWAVGATLYLVPEAARLGSELISYLKDRAITHATLPPAVLKTLSPTQLPALQTLISAGETCSPEIAARWASDRHFFNAYGLTETTVWSTIAQVSDRKGTTIGRAIANTQIYILDAHLQPQPIGIPGEIYIGGVGLARGYLNRPDLTAERFIYGNHRGAQLCVPTPDHRLYKTGDLARYLSDGNLEYLGRIDRQVKIRGYRIELGEIESLLLQHSAVEEAVVLAQEDRSSNYRLVAYIVPNIETNLSNSKSKLRWKRTKGATQNPKSDELRCFLKQKLPDYSIPSAFVVLPSLPLTPNGKVDRNALMKSNISSPERLFVTPKTATEATLTTLWANILKLEQVGIEDNFFELGGNSLLAVQLLEQVERQFEQKLPLSDLFGAPTVEQFAPLIQKWEKPKRNSKRSLLVPLQPLGFKPPFFCIHPIFGVVLPYHELAHHLGTEQPFYGLQPFGMDGLHPPLTSIEEMATGYIEAVRQVQPHGPYQLGGWSFGGLVAYEMAQQLHQAGEQVSLLAILDTIAPISSNRVSWGDGLKFLLTTVPASIYPFVLEYWSLLRDRLAHSRNDNSDRLRTSNPISTMKKILTPHAWLSSLERTTISHLLPRSAVLRMLDELTIHRLMKIFSANSRATLKYTPRPYPQAIALFRTTELQKKSHDPTLGWSQLVRSGVQVHHISGNHLTMLQKPHVRVLAEHLRRYLA, from the coding sequence TTGAATACCAATCCTGTCTCGCACGCTGAATTTGTCTTTCCGGCATCGTTCGCCCAGCAGCGATTGTGGTTTCTTCACGCCTTAGCGCCTGGAAATCCCTTCTACAACATCTCGGCTGCGATTCGCTTGCACGGACACCTCAACATTACTGCCTTAGAGCAAACATTTAACGAAATCGTGCGCCGTCACGAAGCTTTACGAACAAGATTTGAAATGTCAGATGGACAACTGCATCAAGTTGTGGTAGACAGTGTGAGTGTACCTCTCGCTATTGTAGACTTACGTACTTTACCTGCAAGCGATCGCGAAGCAGCCGCAAGACAACAGGCGATCGCGCAATCTCAGCGCCCCTTCAACCTGAGCGCAGATTTGCTGTTACGGTTGACAATCTTTCAATTAGATGCATCTGAATACATCCTACTATTGAATCTGCACCACATTATTGCCGATGGTTGGTCGATCGGCGTGCTGGTGCAAGAACTCGGCACGCTCTACACTGCCTTTAGTAGTAATAAATCTTCTCCTCTAGCAGATTTGCCCATTCAATATGCTGACTTTGCCCACTGGCAGCAGGAGTGGTTGCAAGGGGAAGTGTTGGAGTCGCAACTGTCCTACTGGCGATCGCAGTTAACCGATCTTTCGGTTTTAAATCTTCCCACTGACAGAGCGCGCTCAGCAATTCAAAACTACCGAGGTGCGACACAAAATTTTCAGCTATCAAAAAATCTCACTCAGTCCCTAGAAGCTTTCAGTCAGCAATCAGGTGTTACCCTGTTCATGACTTTGTTGGCAGCATTTCAAACATTGTTATATCGTTATACGGGACAAGAAGATATTGCCGTTGGATCGCCCATAGCTAACCGTAACCGCCCCGAAATAGAGCCATTAATTGGCTTTTTTGTCAATAGTCTAGTGCTGCGAACACATTTATCAGGCAACCCTACTTTTCAAGAATTACTGGGACGAGTGCGGGAAGTGACGCTAGGAGCCTATGCACATCAAGATTTACCCTTCGAGAAGTTAGTGGAGGAGTTGCACCCAGAACGCGACTTGAGCCGCCATCCTCTATTTTCTGTGGCGATCGCACTGCAAAATACGCCGATTACAGCTTTAGAATTACCTGGACTCGCTTTAAGTCAGTTTGAGTTTGACAACGGTACGAGCAGATTAGATTTAGAATTTCATTTATGGCAAACTCCAGCAGGATTGCAAGGGCAGATAATTTACAGTACCGATCTATTCGATCGCAGTACGATCGTCCGAATGCTAGGACATTTTCAAACCTTACTCGAAGGAATTGTTGCCAATCCAAATCAACGACTGGTAGACTTACCAATTTTGACAGCAGCAGAACGGCAGCAGCTATTAGTGGAATGGAATCTTACTCAGCAAGATTACCCGTCGCAGTGCATTCATCAATTATTTGAAGCTCAGGCAGATAAAACGCCAAACGCGATCGCTGTTGTCTATAAAGACGAGCAATTAACTTACCAAGAATTGAACTACCGTAGCAACCAACTTGCAAGCTATTTGCAAAAACTTGGAGTTGCGCCAGAAGTCAAAGTTGGTATTTGCGTAGAGCGATCGCTGTTAATGATGGTGGGCATTTTAGGCATTCTGAAAGCTGAAGGAGCCTATGTCCCTTTAGATCCTACCTACCCCTCAGAACGTCTCAAGTTCATGTTAGAGGATGCCCAAATAACTATCCTACTAACACAACAATCCTTAGCCCCCCTTTTGAAGGGGGGTTGGGGGGATCTTCAATCCTTAGCCCCCTCTTCGGAGGATTGGGGGGATCTTCAATCCTTAGCCCCCTCTTCGGGGGGTTGGGGGGATCTTCAATCCTTAGCCCCCTCTTCGGAGGATTGGGGGGATCTTCAATCCTTAGCCCCCCTTTTGAAGGGGGGTTGGGGGGATCTTCAACCACTCTACCTCGATCGCGATTGGGAAATCGTTGCTCAACAGAGCGGGGAAAACATAAACAGTGGTGTAACTGTTGCCAATCTTGCCTATATAATTTACACTTCAGGCTCGACCGGACAACCCAAAGGAGTTTTAGTCGAACATCGCGGACTGTGCAATCTAGCTCAAGCTCAAATCCAAACCTTCGACCTAAAATCAGAGCATCGAATTCTCCAATTTGCCTCCCTGAGCTTTGATGCTTCTGTCTTCGAGATTGTCATGGCATGGGCAGTAGGAGCAACCCTATATCTAGTGCCAGAAGCAGCACGTCTAGGATCGGAGTTGATTTCGTATCTCAAAGATCGTGCCATCACTCATGCTACCCTTCCGCCTGCCGTACTGAAGACTTTATCACCCACTCAATTGCCAGCCCTGCAAACTCTGATTTCTGCTGGAGAAACTTGTTCGCCGGAAATTGCAGCCCGTTGGGCAAGCGATCGCCATTTCTTCAATGCATACGGGCTGACGGAAACAACTGTTTGGTCTACGATTGCCCAAGTCAGCGATCGTAAAGGTACAACTATCGGTCGGGCGATCGCCAACACTCAAATCTACATCCTCGATGCCCATCTCCAACCCCAACCCATCGGTATTCCAGGTGAAATATACATTGGCGGAGTCGGTTTAGCAAGAGGCTATTTGAATCGTCCTGATTTGACTGCTGAACGGTTTATCTATGGAAATCATAGGGGCGCACAGCTGTGCGTCCCTACTCCTGACCATCGGCTGTACAAAACCGGAGATCTTGCCCGTTACCTAAGCGATGGTAATCTTGAATACCTTGGACGCATCGATCGCCAAGTGAAAATTCGCGGCTACCGCATTGAATTGGGAGAAATTGAAAGCCTGCTATTACAACACTCAGCAGTAGAAGAAGCTGTAGTTTTGGCACAGGAAGATCGGTCGAGCAACTATCGTTTAGTTGCTTATATTGTTCCTAATATAGAGACTAATTTATCAAATTCAAAATCCAAGTTGCGCTGGAAGCGCACCAAAGGTGCGACCCAAAATCCAAAATCGGACGAGTTGCGCTGCTTTCTCAAGCAAAAATTACCAGACTACTCGATCCCTTCAGCTTTTGTAGTGCTGCCATCCCTACCACTAACTCCTAATGGTAAAGTGGATCGAAATGCCTTAATGAAGTCTAATATCAGTAGTCCAGAGCGTCTTTTTGTTACTCCTAAAACTGCTACTGAAGCAACCTTAACAACACTTTGGGCAAATATCCTGAAGCTTGAGCAAGTGGGTATTGAGGACAACTTTTTTGAATTAGGTGGAAATTCCCTGCTGGCAGTCCAGTTATTGGAGCAGGTAGAGCGGCAATTCGAGCAAAAACTACCATTGTCCGATCTCTTTGGTGCGCCAACTGTTGAGCAATTCGCGCCGCTGATTCAGAAATGGGAAAAGCCTAAACGTAATTCTAAGCGATCGCTCCTTGTGCCACTCCAGCCTCTAGGTTTTAAACCGCCATTCTTCTGTATTCACCCAATTTTCGGTGTTGTTCTGCCATACCACGAGTTGGCGCATCATTTAGGAACCGAACAGCCATTCTACGGACTGCAACCTTTTGGGATGGACGGTTTACACCCACCATTAACCAGCATTGAGGAGATGGCAACTGGCTACATCGAGGCAGTGCGTCAAGTTCAACCGCATGGTCCTTATCAGCTAGGTGGTTGGTCTTTTGGCGGCTTAGTTGCCTATGAGATGGCGCAACAGTTACACCAAGCAGGAGAGCAAGTGAGTCTTTTGGCAATATTAGATACGATCGCTCCTATTTCTAGCAATCGAGTTTCCTGGGGCGATGGTTTGAAATTTCTCCTGACAACCGTACCTGCTTCTATTTATCCTTTTGTTTTAGAATACTGGTCGCTGCTTCGCGATCGCCTGGCGCATTCTAGAAACGATAATAGCGATCGCCTACGCACTTCAAATCCAATTTCTACAATGAAAAAAATTCTGACTCCGCACGCATGGCTATCTTCCCTAGAACGAACAACTATTAGCCATCTCCTTCCACGATCGGCTGTTTTACGAATGCTGGACGAGTTAACCATTCATCGACTGATGAAGATTTTTTCTGCCAATAGCCGAGCTACCTTGAAGTATACACCTCGACCTTACCCTCAAGCGATCGCCCTATTTAGAACTACCGAATTGCAAAAAAAATCTCACGACCCAACTTTAGGTTGGAGTCAATTGGTAAGATCGGGCGTGCAAGTTCACCACATTTCTGGTAACCACTTGACTATGCTGCAAAAGCCTCACGTCCGAGTGCTTGCCGAACACTTACGCAGATATCTGGCATAA
- a CDS encoding Crp/Fnr family transcriptional regulator — protein MQQSNPLVGLVTPPLQQQWKRRAQLPEHREVLWRIESGVVCSMTWTAEGELVCLGYWGVGDVVGHRLSRVRPYEIHCLTDVVISCCPYTQRAHFTDAIIHQQQQTEELLSIVHLNPLSQKLWQLLLWLSQKFGCDVENGRLLDLPLTHQQLAQTLGTNRVTVTTILQRLEAEGKIHRQQRRLVVAWQENLARQSKDVQSRERANRVRHRANIITSDRS, from the coding sequence ATGCAACAGTCAAATCCGCTCGTTGGCTTAGTCACTCCACCGCTCCAACAGCAATGGAAGCGTCGCGCGCAGCTCCCAGAACACCGCGAAGTTTTATGGCGGATTGAATCAGGTGTCGTCTGTAGTATGACTTGGACTGCTGAAGGCGAGCTAGTTTGCTTGGGCTATTGGGGCGTGGGAGATGTTGTGGGACATCGATTGTCACGAGTGCGACCTTACGAAATCCACTGCCTCACAGATGTCGTCATCAGTTGCTGTCCCTACACTCAGCGAGCGCATTTCACCGATGCCATCATTCACCAGCAGCAGCAAACCGAAGAACTCCTGAGCATCGTTCATCTCAATCCCCTGTCTCAGAAGTTGTGGCAGCTACTACTGTGGTTGAGTCAGAAATTCGGTTGCGACGTGGAAAACGGTCGCTTGCTCGATCTGCCGCTGACCCATCAGCAGTTGGCTCAGACGCTGGGGACGAATCGGGTCACGGTGACCACAATCCTCCAGCGGTTAGAAGCAGAGGGAAAAATACATCGGCAGCAACGGCGGCTCGTTGTCGCATGGCAGGAAAACCTCGCTCGTCAGTCAAAAGACGTGCAATCTAGAGAGCGAGCAAACAGGGTACGCCATCGGGCTAACATCATCACGAGCGATCGCTCCTGA